A stretch of the Bartonella henselae str. Houston-1 genome encodes the following:
- the murD gene encoding UDP-N-acetylmuramoyl-L-alanine--D-glutamate ligase codes for MISIAFYKGKKVALFGLGKSGLATAQALISGGADVVAWDDNPSGVQAAHRENIPARNLQYENWSEFVALILAPGVPLTYPQPHWVVDKARQANIEIIGDIELFVRARNHFLQQYGFCDEDVPFIAITGTNGKSTTTALLAHLLEQMGYDVQMGGNIGTAILTLKPFVKKRIYVIECSSFQIDLAPSLQPTIGLLLNLTPDHIDRHGSFAHYVNAKKNLVTGASQAFISVDDAACQVLYRQLLHEGHHVEAVSKEHFVENGFYADGTQLFSVCQGRRHMLADLASMAALRGSHNAQNALMALATLQALKITDPHMNKHLASYQGLAHRMQQVRKMGSVLFINDSKATNAEASAPALAAFNNIFWIVGGQAKEAGIVSLRGFFHKIRKAYLIGAAAEEFAGVIGSSFPFSMSLTLENAVHEAAVDAMRCKAKEVVVLFSPACASYDQFKNYEVRGEAFISFVMQLKET; via the coding sequence TTGATTTCTATTGCGTTTTATAAGGGGAAAAAAGTTGCTCTGTTTGGATTAGGAAAATCCGGATTAGCTACTGCACAAGCATTGATAAGTGGTGGTGCAGACGTAGTCGCCTGGGATGATAATCCTTCAGGTGTACAAGCGGCTCATAGAGAAAATATTCCAGCGAGAAATCTGCAATATGAAAATTGGTCAGAATTTGTTGCATTGATTCTTGCTCCGGGCGTTCCTTTAACTTATCCTCAGCCGCATTGGGTTGTTGATAAAGCACGTCAAGCAAATATAGAAATTATCGGTGATATTGAGTTATTCGTGCGTGCACGTAACCATTTTTTACAACAGTATGGTTTTTGTGATGAGGATGTTCCTTTTATCGCTATTACGGGCACGAATGGGAAATCAACAACAACAGCTTTGCTTGCTCACTTGTTGGAACAAATGGGTTATGATGTGCAGATGGGAGGAAATATTGGAACGGCAATATTAACGCTTAAACCATTTGTTAAAAAACGTATTTATGTGATTGAATGTTCGTCGTTTCAAATTGATCTCGCTCCTTCTCTTCAGCCAACTATTGGGCTTTTATTGAATCTAACGCCTGATCATATTGATCGCCATGGGAGTTTTGCTCATTATGTGAACGCTAAAAAGAATTTAGTGACTGGGGCTTCTCAAGCTTTTATTTCAGTTGATGATGCCGCTTGTCAAGTTTTGTATCGACAATTGCTTCATGAAGGTCATCACGTTGAGGCAGTTTCTAAGGAACATTTTGTTGAGAATGGTTTTTACGCTGATGGAACTCAGCTTTTTTCTGTTTGCCAAGGTCGGCGTCATATGCTTGCAGATCTCGCGTCTATGGCTGCATTGCGCGGAAGTCATAATGCGCAAAATGCTCTTATGGCATTAGCAACATTGCAAGCTTTAAAAATAACCGATCCCCATATGAACAAACATTTAGCAAGTTATCAAGGGTTAGCTCATCGTATGCAGCAGGTGCGTAAAATGGGATCAGTTTTGTTTATCAATGATAGCAAGGCTACCAATGCAGAGGCATCAGCTCCTGCACTTGCTGCTTTTAATAATATTTTTTGGATTGTTGGAGGACAGGCGAAAGAAGCAGGAATTGTTTCTCTTAGAGGATTTTTTCATAAAATTCGCAAAGCTTATTTGATTGGAGCTGCGGCAGAAGAATTTGCTGGTGTTATTGGATCTTCTTTTCCTTTTTCGATGAGTTTAACTTTGGAAAATGCGGTGCATGAAGC
- the mraY gene encoding phospho-N-acetylmuramoyl-pentapeptide-transferase, translating to MMLFFSSLSDWLPGVSVFRYITFRTIAAMLTSGLIVFLFGPSIIISLKLRQGKGQPIRADGPQTHFKKAGTPTMGGLMILSGIVVSAFLWCNLSNIYFWVSLFVMLSFGMIGFYDDYLKVTKQTEKGFSGKARLSLEFLVAAIAAFVFLQVGSPGLALPFVKDYFINLSWFFIPFSAFVIVATGNAVNLTDGLDGLAIVPVMVAALSFALIAYLSGNINFADYLQIHYVSGTGELAVLLGAVVGAGLGFLWFNAPPAAIFMGDTGSLALGGLLGSVAVATKHEIVLALIGGLFALEGFSVVIQVGYFKLTKKRAFLMAPIHHHFEKKGWTESQVVIRFWIISIVLALIGLSTLKLR from the coding sequence ATGATGCTGTTTTTTTCTTCGCTTAGTGATTGGCTACCAGGTGTGAGTGTGTTTCGTTACATTACGTTTCGCACTATAGCAGCTATGCTCACATCGGGGCTTATTGTCTTTTTGTTTGGTCCTAGCATTATTATCTCTCTTAAATTGCGACAGGGAAAAGGGCAGCCAATTCGCGCTGATGGTCCTCAAACACATTTTAAAAAGGCTGGAACACCTACTATGGGTGGTTTGATGATTTTAAGCGGCATTGTAGTCTCAGCGTTTTTGTGGTGTAATTTATCCAATATTTATTTTTGGGTATCCTTATTTGTTATGCTTTCTTTTGGGATGATTGGTTTTTACGATGATTATCTTAAGGTTACCAAACAAACGGAGAAAGGATTTTCTGGTAAAGCACGATTAAGCTTGGAGTTTTTGGTTGCGGCAATTGCTGCTTTTGTTTTTTTACAAGTTGGCTCGCCTGGGTTAGCTTTGCCCTTTGTGAAAGATTACTTTATCAATTTGAGCTGGTTTTTTATTCCTTTCTCTGCTTTTGTTATTGTCGCTACTGGGAATGCGGTTAATTTGACTGATGGTCTTGATGGGTTGGCTATTGTTCCTGTGATGGTTGCTGCTTTGTCTTTTGCTCTAATTGCTTACCTTTCTGGTAATATCAATTTTGCTGATTATCTCCAAATCCATTATGTATCGGGGACGGGTGAATTAGCTGTTTTATTAGGAGCTGTTGTTGGTGCAGGGCTTGGTTTTTTATGGTTTAATGCACCGCCGGCGGCTATTTTTATGGGGGATACTGGTTCGTTGGCGCTTGGAGGGCTATTGGGTAGTGTTGCTGTAGCAACCAAGCATGAAATTGTTTTGGCTCTTATTGGAGGGCTTTTTGCTCTTGAAGGATTCTCGGTTGTTATCCAGGTTGGTTATTTCAAATTAACAAAAAAGCGTGCGTTCCTTATGGCACCGATACACCATCATTTTGAGAAAAAAGGCTGGACTGAAAGTCAAGTCGTGATACGCTTTTGGATTATTTCGATTGTTCTTGCTCTCATTGGTCTTTCAACACTTAAATTGCGGTGA
- a CDS encoding UDP-N-acetylmuramoylalanyl-D-glutamyl-2,6-diaminopimelate--D-alanyl-D-alanine ligase, which translates to MKALWDKQALITAIDGYAIGEIPETFSGISIDSRTLIEGDIFFCIKGHHLDGHDFAVQAYERGAAVLIVAENRLADMEKISAPLIVVSDVLQALEKLAQAARKRSKAKIIAVTGSVGKTTTKEVLKQVLATVGKVHANSASLNNHWGVPLTLARMPVESNYGVFEIGMNHKDEIRPLVKLVHPHVVLITHISAAHMGFFKNLEEIADAKAEIFEGLDEEGIAVLNADDDFFPYLVQKAKQCSVKRILSFGETKNSDYQAKDIRLLTDYSSMIVSISGQDRAMKIGAPGRHIIQNSLAVIAACDAIGVDLEPVLLSLSYFSPQKGRGVRYRLSLPSGGEFYLIDESYNANPASMRAALDLLAIGPVGVEGRRIAILGDMLELGAYSEKLHRDLVKPVYLSGANPVFLFGEAMKFLATDLAAYVKVHYAENIEKILPLILAEISNGDLLMIKSSHSLYSSDIVSALLDRYKVVSL; encoded by the coding sequence ATGAAAGCTTTATGGGATAAACAAGCACTTATTACAGCAATTGATGGTTATGCAATTGGGGAAATACCGGAAACTTTTTCCGGTATTTCTATTGATAGTCGTACTCTTATAGAAGGCGATATTTTTTTCTGTATCAAAGGACATCATCTTGATGGTCATGATTTTGCGGTGCAAGCTTATGAACGAGGTGCAGCTGTTCTTATTGTTGCGGAAAACCGTTTAGCTGATATGGAAAAAATATCCGCTCCACTTATTGTCGTTTCTGATGTTTTACAAGCTTTAGAAAAACTTGCACAAGCCGCACGCAAGCGCTCAAAGGCTAAAATTATAGCGGTAACAGGATCGGTGGGAAAAACAACGACAAAAGAAGTTCTAAAACAAGTGCTGGCAACTGTTGGGAAGGTTCACGCGAATTCTGCTTCTTTGAATAATCACTGGGGAGTGCCGCTTACCTTGGCGCGAATGCCTGTGGAGAGTAATTATGGTGTCTTTGAAATTGGTATGAATCATAAAGATGAAATTCGCCCTTTGGTTAAGTTGGTCCATCCACATGTTGTTCTCATTACGCATATTTCTGCAGCACATATGGGTTTCTTCAAAAATCTTGAGGAAATAGCAGACGCAAAAGCTGAAATTTTTGAGGGACTGGATGAGGAGGGTATTGCTGTTTTAAATGCGGATGATGATTTTTTTCCTTATTTAGTTCAAAAAGCAAAACAATGTAGTGTGAAAAGGATCTTAAGCTTTGGTGAGACTAAAAATTCCGATTATCAGGCGAAAGATATACGTCTTTTAACAGATTATTCCTCTATGATTGTTAGTATTTCTGGGCAGGATAGGGCAATGAAAATTGGTGCTCCTGGACGACATATTATACAAAATAGTTTGGCTGTTATTGCTGCTTGTGATGCCATTGGTGTTGATTTAGAACCTGTTTTGCTCTCTTTGAGCTATTTTTCTCCTCAAAAGGGGCGCGGTGTTCGTTATCGATTGTCTTTACCAAGTGGAGGCGAATTTTATTTAATTGATGAAAGCTATAATGCAAATCCTGCATCTATGCGTGCGGCTCTTGATCTGCTTGCTATAGGGCCAGTCGGTGTGGAGGGAAGGCGAATTGCTATTTTGGGTGATATGCTGGAATTGGGGGCTTATAGTGAAAAACTCCATCGTGACTTAGTAAAGCCAGTATATCTCTCTGGTGCTAATCCCGTTTTTTTATTTGGTGAGGCAATGAAGTTTTTAGCCACTGATTTGGCTGCATACGTTAAGGTTCATTATGCTGAAAATATTGAAAAAATTTTACCACTTATTTTGGCAGAAATTTCCAATGGGGATCTCCTTATGATTAAATCATCCCATAGTCTTTATTCATCAGATATTGTGAGTGCATTGCTTGATCGCTATAAAGTGGTTTCTCTGTAA
- a CDS encoding UDP-N-acetylmuramoyl-L-alanyl-D-glutamate--2,6-diaminopimelate ligase, which translates to MLFGTIFTECLEDENLSSMEITGISADSRQILPGYIFVALQGHQDDGKHYINDALKRGAQAIVTDCNVVLENLSVPLLRVLDARHSLAVAAARFYGSQPETVVAVTGTSGKTSVVSFLRQIWTKVGLCAASIGTLGVVSPKRNDYGSLTTPDPVFLQRLLSEIANEGVTHAALEASSHGLDQCRLDGVRLTAAAFTNLGRDHMDYHTSVEDYLRAKMRLFDTLLPRDASALIFADDIYSQKVIDTLTQARRHVLTIGRKGQFITINRIEHQRSKQCVECRLENNIYTFNLPLAGDFQVNNALMAAGLAISTGISPDKVFRSLETLQGAPGRLELVGKTENNASVYIDYAHKPEALEQVLLSVRPFTQGRLILVFGCGGDRDQGKRPLMGKIAENKADIVIITDDNPRTEMPAKIRKDILQAAPKAIEIADRGEAITYAVGLLKAGDTLIIAGKGHENGQIIGQKTYPFSDRLKAIEALQERIR; encoded by the coding sequence ATGTTGTTTGGAACAATTTTTACAGAATGTCTTGAAGATGAGAATCTTTCTTCAATGGAAATAACAGGAATCAGTGCAGATTCTCGGCAAATCTTGCCAGGCTATATTTTTGTAGCTCTTCAAGGTCATCAAGACGATGGGAAACACTATATCAATGATGCACTAAAACGTGGTGCACAAGCAATCGTTACAGATTGTAATGTTGTTTTGGAGAATTTATCTGTTCCCCTTTTGCGTGTTTTGGATGCTCGTCATAGCTTAGCGGTAGCAGCTGCTCGTTTTTATGGTTCTCAACCTGAAACTGTCGTTGCTGTGACTGGGACAAGTGGAAAAACATCAGTTGTCTCTTTTCTTCGGCAAATTTGGACAAAGGTTGGATTATGTGCTGCGAGTATAGGAACGCTAGGTGTTGTTTCTCCTAAACGAAATGATTATGGTTCTCTTACAACACCTGACCCGGTCTTCTTGCAGCGTCTTCTTTCTGAAATTGCTAATGAAGGTGTTACACATGCAGCTCTTGAAGCATCTTCGCATGGGCTTGATCAGTGCCGACTTGACGGAGTACGTCTTACTGCTGCTGCCTTTACCAATTTAGGACGTGATCATATGGATTATCACACCAGCGTAGAGGATTATTTGCGTGCTAAAATGAGGTTATTTGATACACTTTTACCTCGAGATGCTTCTGCTTTGATTTTTGCGGATGATATTTATTCGCAAAAGGTTATTGATACCCTCACACAAGCACGTCGTCATGTTTTAACAATTGGGCGTAAAGGGCAATTTATCACTATTAATCGTATTGAACATCAACGTTCGAAACAGTGTGTTGAATGTCGTTTGGAAAACAATATCTACACATTTAATTTACCTTTAGCGGGAGATTTTCAAGTGAATAATGCACTTATGGCGGCGGGACTTGCGATTTCAACAGGTATATCACCTGATAAGGTATTTCGTTCTCTTGAAACTTTGCAGGGAGCACCTGGTCGTTTAGAGTTGGTTGGAAAGACAGAAAATAATGCTTCTGTTTATATTGATTATGCACATAAACCGGAAGCTTTGGAACAAGTGCTGCTTTCTGTTCGTCCCTTCACGCAAGGGCGTTTAATCCTTGTTTTTGGTTGTGGAGGTGATCGCGATCAAGGAAAAAGACCTTTAATGGGAAAAATTGCAGAAAATAAAGCTGATATTGTTATTATAACGGATGATAACCCTCGCACGGAAATGCCAGCGAAAATACGCAAGGATATTTTACAAGCAGCGCCAAAAGCCATCGAAATAGCAGATCGTGGTGAAGCTATTACTTATGCAGTTGGGCTTTTAAAAGCAGGGGATACATTAATCATTGCTGGAAAAGGTCATGAGAATGGTCAAATTATAGGGCAAAAAACATATCCTTTTTCAGATCGTTTGAAAGCGATTGAAGCTTTACAGGAACGGATTAGATGA
- a CDS encoding peptidoglycan D,D-transpeptidase FtsI family protein: MKSYFLFSQKRKRLKKQFNIDNFPVRRSYSSRRRLFFSSFCFLILYGVMGACLISYGFEGGQIEEAKGPRVLQLTARPDILDRNGRLLATDIKTYSLFAEPRRIIDVDETIELLSTVLPDLNWQETYKRLKKKSSFSWIQRGLTPLQKAQIMALGIPGIGFRTEIRRFYPSGPVLSHILGMVNVDNQGIAGMEKYIDDAGLSDLRAAGLATEDSLKPVQLSIDVRVQTIVHDELMKAMKRYKAIAAGAVILNIHTSEVLALASLPDFDPGNPVDALKSDRLNRMTAGTFEMGSIIKSFTTAMALDSDIFHLNSIIDASKPLQASRGFTIHDFHGKNRPLTLWEVFIYSSNIGSAKEAMAIGIDGHRAFLKRLGLLDRMTTELPEVAHPLVPNHWKDIHSMTISFGHGMATTPLQTAVAAAALMNGGWLIAPTFLKRTRDQALQHAKQVLQAKTSQNMRYLYKLNSDIGSGRNAKVEGYRVGGKTGTAEKVENGKYSKTKNFNSFLAAFPIEDPDYVVLTIIDEPQPEDGKYSATAAMNAGPILANIIRRSANFLGIKPDFQKEYEPILTTENSLSFVKKR; the protein is encoded by the coding sequence ATGAAATCATACTTTCTCTTTTCGCAGAAAAGAAAGCGCTTAAAAAAACAGTTCAATATTGATAATTTTCCTGTTCGTCGCTCATATTCTTCTCGTCGACGCTTATTTTTTTCTTCTTTCTGTTTTCTCATTTTATATGGTGTTATGGGGGCTTGTCTTATTTCTTATGGGTTTGAAGGGGGACAGATTGAAGAAGCAAAAGGACCACGAGTCCTTCAATTGACTGCACGGCCTGATATTCTTGATCGTAATGGTCGTTTATTGGCAACAGATATTAAGACCTATTCGCTTTTTGCTGAACCACGACGTATTATTGATGTCGATGAAACAATAGAATTGCTCTCAACAGTTTTGCCCGATCTCAATTGGCAGGAAACTTATAAACGTCTTAAAAAAAAGTCCAGTTTTTCTTGGATTCAGCGTGGGTTAACGCCACTACAGAAAGCGCAAATTATGGCTCTTGGTATTCCAGGAATTGGTTTTCGTACCGAAATTCGTCGTTTTTATCCCAGTGGACCTGTACTTTCACATATTCTCGGCATGGTTAATGTTGATAATCAGGGAATAGCGGGTATGGAAAAATATATCGATGATGCTGGCTTGAGTGATTTGCGTGCTGCTGGTCTTGCAACGGAAGATTCTTTAAAGCCAGTTCAACTTTCGATTGATGTGCGTGTTCAGACAATTGTCCATGATGAACTTATGAAGGCAATGAAGCGTTATAAGGCGATTGCTGCAGGAGCTGTTATTTTAAATATCCACACAAGTGAAGTTTTGGCTTTGGCATCACTACCAGATTTTGATCCTGGAAATCCTGTTGATGCTTTGAAAAGTGATCGTCTCAATCGGATGACAGCTGGAACTTTTGAAATGGGATCTATCATTAAAAGTTTTACGACCGCGATGGCCCTTGATTCAGATATATTCCATTTAAACAGTATCATTGATGCTTCAAAACCTCTGCAAGCAAGTAGAGGTTTTACTATTCATGATTTTCATGGGAAAAATCGTCCCTTAACGTTATGGGAGGTTTTTATTTATTCTTCTAACATTGGTTCTGCTAAGGAGGCAATGGCGATAGGGATTGATGGACATCGTGCTTTTTTGAAACGACTTGGTTTACTTGATCGAATGACAACAGAATTGCCTGAAGTTGCCCATCCTCTTGTGCCAAATCATTGGAAGGACATCCATTCTATGACAATTTCTTTTGGACATGGTATGGCAACAACGCCCTTGCAAACAGCAGTAGCTGCTGCCGCTTTAATGAATGGTGGTTGGTTAATTGCTCCTACGTTTTTAAAACGCACAAGAGATCAAGCTTTGCAACATGCAAAACAAGTTTTGCAGGCTAAAACGAGTCAAAATATGCGTTATCTTTATAAATTAAATAGTGATATTGGTTCTGGGCGTAATGCAAAAGTAGAAGGTTATCGCGTTGGTGGTAAGACAGGAACAGCCGAAAAAGTTGAAAATGGAAAATATTCTAAAACAAAAAATTTCAATAGTTTTCTCGCTGCTTTTCCCATTGAAGATCCTGATTATGTTGTTTTAACAATTATCGATGAACCTCAGCCTGAAGATGGAAAGTATTCAGCAACAGCAGCAATGAATGCAGGGCCGATACTTGCTAATATTATTCGCCGTTCAGCGAATTTTCTTGGAATAAAACCAGATTTTCAGAAAGAATATGAGCCTATTTTAACCACAGAGAACAGTTTAAGTTTTGTTAAAAAACGGTGA
- the ftsL gene encoding cell division protein FtsL: MTVFRTFDMILVMIMICMAGLTYKVKYDVQKRMSEVRRLEQKIAAEKNTVSLLHAEWAVMIEPSRMQKLAKRYQKELGLESIQPRQVVEFESIPVRVHDQIEEVIKQNLLEEGKDILANNRTSQANGVVRKGVR; this comes from the coding sequence ATGACAGTTTTTCGTACATTTGATATGATTTTAGTCATGATTATGATTTGTATGGCAGGTCTTACTTATAAAGTCAAATATGATGTCCAAAAACGAATGAGTGAAGTTCGTCGTCTTGAACAAAAAATTGCTGCAGAAAAAAATACGGTGAGTCTGCTTCATGCTGAGTGGGCTGTAATGATAGAGCCTTCACGCATGCAAAAACTTGCAAAACGTTATCAAAAGGAGCTTGGTTTAGAGAGTATCCAGCCTCGCCAAGTTGTAGAGTTTGAGAGTATTCCAGTACGTGTACATGATCAAATTGAAGAAGTGATTAAACAAAATCTTTTGGAGGAAGGGAAAGATATTTTAGCAAATAATCGTACTTCTCAGGCGAATGGCGTTGTTCGAAAAGGTGTGCGGTGA
- the rsmH gene encoding 16S rRNA (cytosine(1402)-N(4))-methyltransferase RsmH → MTKQGKRTERHIPVLLQPVLAGLIPLVGAKVIDGTFGAGGYTRALLNAGAQVIALDRDPHAIREGQSLVDEFFPRLRLVQGNFSQLDCVVEEKVDAVILDIGVSSMQLDEAERGFSFQKDGPLDMRMAQTGFTAADVVNRLKSDELARIFKILGEERYARRIARMIEKRRCVQPFLRTGDLAHAIEVLVGRKSGERIHPATRVFQALRIYVNDEIGELARGLFAAERVLKPGGRLGVVSFHSLEDRMVKRFFSARSGESVRSRYLPEIEMAPATFFPLFKGGITANKEELERNPRSRSARLRIGVRTEAECLFADMKLFGLAKIASFEGGKK, encoded by the coding sequence TTGACAAAACAGGGTAAGAGAACTGAGCGCCATATTCCAGTGTTGTTACAGCCAGTTTTAGCTGGGCTTATACCATTGGTTGGGGCAAAAGTGATTGATGGCACCTTTGGTGCTGGTGGTTATACACGTGCTTTGTTAAATGCGGGTGCACAGGTTATTGCTCTTGATCGTGATCCTCACGCTATTCGTGAAGGACAATCGCTTGTTGATGAATTTTTTCCACGACTTCGTTTGGTGCAAGGGAATTTTTCACAGTTGGATTGTGTGGTTGAAGAGAAGGTAGATGCCGTTATTTTGGATATTGGTGTCTCTTCAATGCAGCTTGATGAAGCTGAAAGAGGATTTTCTTTTCAAAAAGATGGTCCATTAGATATGCGAATGGCTCAGACTGGTTTTACTGCTGCTGATGTTGTGAATCGTTTAAAAAGTGATGAGTTAGCGCGAATCTTTAAAATATTAGGAGAAGAACGCTATGCAAGGCGAATTGCACGGATGATTGAAAAGCGCCGCTGTGTTCAACCGTTTTTGCGTACAGGTGATCTTGCTCATGCCATTGAGGTGTTGGTGGGGCGTAAAAGCGGAGAGCGCATTCATCCTGCAACGCGTGTATTTCAGGCTCTTCGCATTTATGTGAACGATGAAATTGGTGAACTTGCGCGTGGCTTATTTGCTGCTGAACGCGTTTTGAAACCAGGAGGTCGTTTGGGCGTCGTGAGTTTTCATTCTCTTGAAGATCGTATGGTTAAAAGATTTTTTTCTGCTCGTTCAGGAGAAAGTGTGAGATCTCGCTATCTTCCTGAAATAGAGATGGCTCCAGCAACATTTTTTCCTTTATTTAAAGGGGGGATAACTGCAAATAAAGAGGAGTTGGAGCGAAATCCTCGTTCACGTTCTGCGAGGTTGCGTATTGGTGTACGTACTGAGGCTGAGTGTCTTTTTGCAGATATGAAATTGTTTGGGTTAGCAAAGATTGCCAGTTTTGAAGGTGGCAAGAAATGA
- a CDS encoding lytic transglycosylase domain-containing protein: protein MQFLKILLSAVFAISFVFDISLAHTVLNVAGSSEGSEIIASKIPVRPYEFLIQKFANKYNVPVNLAHAVVRVESDYKAFIKGAAGEIGLMQIKPSTARGLGFKGSVQDLYDPATNLEYGMRYLARAYKLSAGDTCGTILKYNAGHAAKKMNSISEKYCSKVKTYLASLK, encoded by the coding sequence ATGCAATTTTTGAAAATTCTTTTAAGTGCAGTATTTGCTATATCTTTTGTGTTTGATATAAGTTTGGCTCATACCGTGTTAAATGTTGCAGGGTCAAGTGAAGGCTCAGAGATTATTGCTTCTAAGATTCCTGTTCGTCCTTATGAGTTTCTTATTCAGAAATTTGCGAATAAGTACAATGTTCCTGTTAATTTGGCACATGCTGTTGTAAGAGTTGAAAGTGATTATAAGGCCTTTATAAAAGGGGCGGCTGGTGAAATAGGTTTGATGCAAATTAAACCTTCTACGGCACGAGGATTGGGTTTTAAGGGATCAGTGCAAGATCTGTATGATCCTGCGACTAATCTTGAATATGGTATGCGTTATTTGGCGCGGGCATATAAACTAAGTGCTGGTGATACGTGTGGCACAATCCTTAAATATAATGCAGGTCATGCTGCAAAAAAAATGAATTCCATTTCAGAAAAATATTGCTCAAAAGTAAAAACTTATCTGGCTTCTTTAAAATGA
- a CDS encoding ArsR/SmtB family transcription factor, with translation MKEIINLDEMIMLLKTIAESSRLRLLALLYHEDLTVSDFTLVLGQSQSHVLQHLHLLYEAQLVERYQKGRSIYFKLYYGRLGKDIVMAVVSALLEHNRVIAHDLARLKDIKKQYRKQEKKYFLQNVVQWDTLRLFSIADLGVENALREIVGDKPFETMLDISRDTGSVLKLFSGLYTYAVEVVLDSDILHLSVENTTFDLVILHWVLYFLESPEVALHEIAGVLRPHGRLLIVDFVRHEVESSHSYLSHMPFGFSDLQIEQWLKNVGLILEKIICFPPLQNENNERLMVKIWLARDPRLLVDDIKDKKVEFA, from the coding sequence ATGAAAGAGATAATAAACTTAGATGAAATGATTATGTTGTTGAAAACGATAGCAGAATCAAGTCGTTTGCGCCTTCTTGCACTTTTGTACCATGAAGATTTAACGGTATCAGACTTTACACTTGTCCTTGGGCAATCGCAATCGCATGTATTACAGCATTTACATTTATTGTATGAAGCACAATTGGTTGAGCGTTATCAAAAAGGCAGATCGATTTATTTTAAGCTTTATTATGGTCGTTTGGGTAAAGATATTGTGATGGCTGTCGTTTCAGCTTTGTTAGAGCATAATAGGGTGATCGCCCACGATTTAGCACGTTTGAAGGATATAAAAAAACAGTACCGAAAACAAGAGAAAAAGTATTTTTTACAAAATGTGGTGCAGTGGGATACGTTACGGTTGTTCTCTATTGCAGACCTTGGTGTAGAAAACGCTTTACGCGAAATTGTTGGCGATAAACCATTTGAGACAATGCTGGATATTAGTAGAGATACAGGTTCTGTTTTAAAATTGTTTTCAGGTCTTTATACGTATGCCGTTGAAGTTGTCCTCGATAGTGATATTTTACATTTATCTGTTGAGAATACAACTTTTGATTTAGTCATTCTTCATTGGGTTTTATATTTTCTTGAGAGTCCCGAAGTGGCTCTTCATGAGATTGCAGGTGTTTTGCGTCCTCATGGGCGTTTGCTGATTGTGGATTTTGTTCGTCATGAAGTTGAGTCTTCACATTCTTATCTCTCTCATATGCCTTTTGGATTTTCAGATTTACAAATAGAACAATGGCTTAAAAATGTTGGGCTTATTCTAGAGAAAATAATTTGCTTTCCTCCTTTGCAAAATGAAAACAATGAGAGGCTAATGGTTAAGATTTGGCTTGCTCGTGACCCACGTTTACTGGTTGATGATATAAAAGATAAAAAAGTGGAGTTTGCATAA